The following is a genomic window from Actinomadura sp. WMMB 499.
GCGGGAGGTCAGTCCAGGCTCGCCTCGATGAAGGAGTACTGCGGCGTGGGGACGATCCGGTCGAGGGTGAACCCGGCCGCGGCGAACAGGTCGGCGTACTCGGCGGCGCTGCGCTCCTTGCCGCCGGTGAGGGCGAGCATGGTCAGGTCGATCAGCTTGGTGGGGTGCGGTACGTCGCCGGACGGCACCACGCCCTCGATCACGACGAGCCGGGCACCGGGCGCCGCGGCCCTCGTGACGGACTGCAGGATGCGCACGCAGGAGGCGTCGTCCCAGTCGTGCAGGACCGCGGCCATCACGTAGACGTCGGCCTCCGGCACCGCTTCGAAGAAGTCGCCGGGGACGATCTCGATGCGGTCGGCCATGCCGAGTTCGTCGATCTTCCGGCGCCCGTCCGGGACGATCTCGGGCAGGTCGAACAGGATGCCCCGGCGCCCCGGATCGTCGGCCAGCAGGCGCGCCAGGATGGTGCCGTCGGCACCGCCGATGTCGGCGACGACGTCGCCCCCGGGGAGCCGGTAGCCCTCGAACATCCGCCCGCGCAGCCCCCCGGTGAACCCGGCCATCGCCCGGCTCTGCAGCTCGGCGACGTCCGGGTCGGCGACGACCCACTCGAAGAACGGCCGCCCGAAGTAGCGCTGGGCGGCGACCTCACCGGTGCGGGCGGTGTGCAGGAGTTCACTGAAGGGCAGGTAGTGGGTCTCCATGTAGTACAGGGCGATGTCGCGGACCGAATCCGGATGCCGGGTGGACAGCGTGGCCCCGAGAGGCGTGGTCTCCACCGTGTTCTCGTCCGGCTGGTGGAAGACGCCGAGCGGGGCGAGGCTGCGGACGAGTCGGCGCAGCAGGTCCGGCCACACGCCGGACCTCGCCGCGAGATCGTCGATCTCCCCGGGGCCGTCGTCGAGCAGGGAGGCGATGTCGCACTTGGCGATCACATACAGGGCCTGCGATATCTGGAAGCCGCCGAGCATCCGGATCATCTGGACGGACGGCTGCTCCCCCGCCGGGCCACCGCCGGGCGCCCCGTTCGCGGTGCCGTCGTTCGCGGTGCCGTCGTGAACCCGGTTCTGATCGGTCGTCGTCATGCGTCCCTCCAGGCGTTACGCGAGAAGTGGCCGAATTCGTCACATGCCGTGATCATCTTCACGACAGGAACGGGCAAACACGGGGTTAGGGAAAAGCCATCCCTTCCCGCCGGGTCGGTGTCGGTAGGGGCGGTCCA
Proteins encoded in this region:
- a CDS encoding methyltransferase; this translates as MTTTDQNRVHDGTANDGTANGAPGGGPAGEQPSVQMIRMLGGFQISQALYVIAKCDIASLLDDGPGEIDDLAARSGVWPDLLRRLVRSLAPLGVFHQPDENTVETTPLGATLSTRHPDSVRDIALYYMETHYLPFSELLHTARTGEVAAQRYFGRPFFEWVVADPDVAELQSRAMAGFTGGLRGRMFEGYRLPGGDVVADIGGADGTILARLLADDPGRRGILFDLPEIVPDGRRKIDELGMADRIEIVPGDFFEAVPEADVYVMAAVLHDWDDASCVRILQSVTRAAAPGARLVVIEGVVPSGDVPHPTKLIDLTMLALTGGKERSAAEYADLFAAAGFTLDRIVPTPQYSFIEASLD